The proteins below come from a single Oscillospiraceae bacterium genomic window:
- a CDS encoding UDP-glucose--hexose-1-phosphate uridylyltransferase gives MAKNEVDLMTLTPEQRDARLALDVERLLRFGRKHKLIKDLDVLVARNTLLDLLALAAPSEAKPPKEDPETPAALLDEMVELAARKELFDGAVNQYRINFETRLMGALMPRESEVCKKFKKLYQKQGAKAATDWFYQLCVDTNYIRTAQIAKNIQWNTATPYGELEITINLTKPEKDPKTIALERLQPKSGYPACMLCKENIGYAGRINFPARQTHRIVPITLAGEQFYLQYSPYAYFHEHCIMLHDQHKPMEMNKQTLAEIFDFVAQFPHYTCGSNADLPIVGGSILSHSHFQGGRYVFPMQKADIAVPMTDIRYPGVRAGILNWPVSAVRLVGRSSQQMQIVANNILSAWRAYSDESVGILAETDGTPHNTVTPILHYDETDGFILDLALRNNRTSEEFPDGIFHPHKEYHNIKKENIGLIEVMGLAILPARLKDQGAQIAEILAGQRPNTSRIEGDALAVHADWIDELIAKYGTSMKPEAANKAVKAEIGTVFSHVLENAGVFKQDAQGQAAFVRFMQSVGFKKV, from the coding sequence ATGGCAAAGAATGAAGTTGATCTTATGACCCTGACCCCGGAGCAGCGTGACGCACGCCTTGCCCTGGATGTGGAGCGCCTGCTGCGCTTCGGCCGCAAGCATAAGCTTATCAAGGATCTCGATGTTCTGGTGGCGCGCAACACGCTGCTGGATCTGCTGGCACTGGCTGCCCCCAGCGAGGCCAAGCCCCCGAAGGAGGACCCCGAGACGCCCGCCGCCCTGCTGGATGAAATGGTGGAGCTGGCCGCCCGGAAGGAGCTTTTTGACGGTGCCGTAAACCAGTACCGCATCAACTTCGAGACCCGCCTGATGGGTGCCCTGATGCCCCGTGAGAGCGAGGTCTGCAAAAAGTTCAAGAAACTCTACCAGAAGCAGGGTGCCAAGGCTGCGACCGACTGGTTCTATCAGCTCTGCGTGGATACCAACTACATCCGCACCGCGCAGATTGCCAAGAACATCCAGTGGAACACCGCCACCCCCTACGGCGAGCTGGAGATCACGATCAACCTGACCAAGCCCGAGAAGGACCCCAAGACCATCGCGCTGGAGCGTCTGCAGCCCAAGAGCGGCTACCCCGCCTGCATGCTCTGCAAGGAGAACATCGGCTACGCGGGCCGCATCAACTTCCCCGCGCGCCAGACCCACCGCATTGTGCCCATCACGCTCGCAGGGGAGCAGTTCTACCTGCAGTACAGCCCCTACGCCTACTTCCATGAGCATTGCATCATGCTGCATGATCAGCATAAGCCCATGGAGATGAACAAGCAGACGCTGGCCGAGATTTTTGACTTTGTGGCACAGTTCCCCCACTATACCTGCGGCTCCAACGCCGATCTGCCGATCGTGGGCGGCAGCATCCTGAGCCACAGCCATTTTCAGGGCGGGCGGTATGTTTTTCCGATGCAGAAGGCCGATATTGCCGTGCCTATGACGGATATTCGCTACCCCGGCGTCAGGGCGGGCATCTTGAACTGGCCTGTTTCCGCCGTGCGTCTGGTTGGCCGCAGCAGCCAGCAGATGCAGATCGTAGCCAACAACATCCTGAGCGCTTGGCGCGCCTACAGCGATGAGAGTGTCGGCATTCTGGCAGAAACAGACGGCACACCGCACAATACCGTGACGCCGATCCTGCACTACGATGAGACGGACGGGTTCATCCTTGACCTTGCGCTGCGCAACAACCGCACCAGCGAGGAGTTCCCGGACGGTATCTTCCACCCGCATAAGGAATATCACAACATCAAAAAGGAAAACATCGGCCTGATCGAGGTCATGGGTCTGGCCATCCTGCCCGCCCGCCTGAAGGATCAGGGCGCGCAGATCGCGGAAATTTTGGCGGGCCAGCGCCCGAACACCAGCCGTATCGAGGGCGATGCACTGGCTGTCCATGCCGACTGGATTGATGAACTGATTGCCAAGTACGGCACCAGCATGAAGCCCGAGGCCGCCAACAAGGCTGTCAAGGCCGAGATTGGCACGGTGTTCAGCCATGTGCTGGAGAATGCCGGTGTCTTTAAGCAGGACGCTCAGGGTCAGGCCGCGTTTGTGCGGTTTATGCAGAGCGTAGGGTTTAAGAAAGTGTAA
- a CDS encoding sugar phosphate nucleotidyltransferase, with protein sequence MKTALVIMAAGIGSRFGGGIKQLAAVGPNGEIIMDYSIHDAIEAGFDKIIFIIRHDIEDAFKEAIGDRIEKICAELGVEIDYAFQALENVPAGYSVPEGRSKPWGTGQAVLACKGIIKEPFAVINADDYYGKEAFVRLHDFLQGYTPDKAGDLAMAGFVLKNTLSDNGAVTRGICQMNDAHYLTGVLETSGIEKTADGAAAGGKSIDVESLVSMNMWALTPEFVDLLDAGFVEFFEKAAPANPLKAEYLLPIYIDELLHADKVSVKVLPTHDKWFGVTYAEDKQTVIDSFAKLVADGVYRKDLFSDLKK encoded by the coding sequence ATGAAAACTGCTCTGGTTATTATGGCCGCAGGCATTGGCTCCCGCTTCGGCGGCGGCATCAAACAGCTGGCGGCTGTGGGTCCCAACGGCGAGATCATCATGGACTATTCCATTCATGACGCCATCGAGGCCGGCTTTGACAAGATCATCTTTATCATCCGCCACGACATCGAGGATGCCTTCAAGGAGGCCATCGGCGACCGCATTGAGAAGATCTGCGCCGAGCTGGGCGTTGAGATCGACTACGCCTTTCAGGCGCTGGAGAATGTCCCCGCAGGGTATTCCGTGCCGGAGGGACGCTCCAAGCCCTGGGGCACCGGTCAGGCCGTGCTGGCCTGCAAGGGCATCATCAAGGAGCCGTTCGCCGTCATCAACGCCGATGACTACTACGGCAAGGAGGCCTTTGTCCGGCTGCATGACTTTTTGCAGGGCTACACACCCGACAAGGCCGGTGATCTGGCCATGGCCGGCTTTGTGCTGAAGAACACCCTGAGCGACAACGGCGCCGTGACCCGCGGCATCTGCCAGATGAACGATGCCCATTACCTGACCGGCGTGCTGGAGACCAGCGGCATTGAAAAGACCGCCGATGGCGCAGCCGCAGGCGGCAAGAGCATCGACGTCGAGAGCCTTGTCTCGATGAATATGTGGGCACTGACCCCCGAGTTTGTCGATCTGCTCGATGCCGGCTTTGTAGAGTTCTTTGAGAAGGCCGCGCCTGCCAACCCGCTCAAGGCCGAGTATCTGCTGCCCATCTACATTGATGAGCTGCTGCACGCGGACAAGGTCAGCGTCAAGGTGCTGCCCACCCACGACAAGTGGTTCGGCGTCACCTACGCCGAGGACAAGCAGACCGTCATCGACAGCTTTGCCAAGCTGGTCGCAGACGGCGTGTACAGGAAAGACCTGTTCAGCGATCTGAAGAAGTAA
- a CDS encoding DUF2628 domain-containing protein, with translation MTRYTGNHCPVCEQAFTDTDDIVVCPDCGTPYHRDCWKKVGACMHRSEHAAGFEWQPEIGPEAVKAAHEATCPNCGTRNTPGAARCSHCGCPLPRSDADSADAAKPEEQVPIYARDPSAANNRSAAPGPHIETYSADREGGIYRREIGPEDTIDGIKAKDWAAYVGRSPMYYLMQFFRMSITNRKAAVCLSAFLFGPAYLFYRKMWKEGLLTAILTIVLSIPTFIEIISVFNPSLLGAMPLGWLPAAVNVCAVASWALNIILGLFAVSWYRREAKKNIDRIYADYPDGEARTDALLQKGGTNLLAALLYFGIMLLLASLVINLAGPGFVQYAMSISGY, from the coding sequence ATGACACGCTACACAGGAAACCACTGCCCTGTCTGTGAACAGGCTTTTACCGATACGGACGACATCGTTGTCTGCCCCGACTGCGGCACCCCCTACCATCGGGACTGCTGGAAAAAGGTCGGGGCCTGTATGCACCGCTCCGAGCATGCCGCCGGGTTTGAGTGGCAGCCCGAGATCGGCCCCGAGGCCGTAAAGGCCGCGCATGAGGCCACCTGCCCCAACTGCGGCACCCGCAACACGCCGGGCGCGGCCCGCTGCAGCCATTGCGGCTGTCCCCTGCCCCGCAGCGATGCCGACAGTGCCGATGCCGCCAAGCCCGAGGAGCAGGTACCCATCTACGCCCGCGACCCGTCTGCGGCGAACAACCGCAGCGCTGCCCCCGGCCCGCACATCGAGACCTACAGCGCTGACCGGGAGGGCGGCATCTACCGCCGGGAGATCGGCCCCGAGGATACGATCGACGGCATCAAGGCCAAGGACTGGGCCGCCTATGTAGGCCGCAGCCCGATGTACTACCTGATGCAGTTTTTCCGCATGAGCATCACGAACCGCAAGGCCGCCGTCTGCCTGTCGGCGTTCCTTTTCGGCCCGGCGTACCTGTTCTACCGCAAAATGTGGAAGGAGGGTCTGCTGACTGCCATTCTGACCATTGTGCTGAGCATCCCTACCTTTATAGAGATCATCTCGGTCTTTAATCCCTCGCTTCTCGGCGCGATGCCGCTGGGCTGGCTGCCGGCCGCCGTCAATGTCTGCGCCGTGGCATCTTGGGCGCTGAACATCATTCTGGGGCTGTTTGCGGTCTCCTGGTACCGCAGAGAGGCCAAGAAAAATATCGACCGCATCTACGCCGACTACCCTGACGGCGAGGCCCGCACTGATGCCCTGCTGCAGAAGGGCGGCACAAATCTGCTGGCGGCGCTGCTCTACTTCGGCATCATGCTGCTGCTTGCCTCGCTGGTCATCAATCTGGCTGGGCCCGGCTTTGTACAGTACGCCATGTCGATAAGCGGCTATTAA
- the prfB gene encoding peptide chain release factor 2 — translation MITIDELKAKLGGMKTAVDDLRDALSIEASEKRLAELEHQMTMPGFYDDQDRSQKIISEMGEVKNKLERFGKLSTQYEEAETLLEMIEEENDPALAAEGEEAVNGVEKAIDELQLMTMLNGEYDHNNAILTFHAGTGGTEAQDWAEMLYRMYTRWAEAHGYSVEVLDVLDGDEAGIKSASMMVKGPNAYGMLKSEHGVHRLVRISPFDANARRQTSFSSLEVMPELDNNINIEINPADIEMQVYRSSGAGGQHINKTSSAVRLIHKPTGIVTTCQTQRSQLQNREYAMEMMKAKLYQIALQQHKDKIDDIKGVQNEIAWGHQIRSYVFMPYTLVKDHRTNYESGNVQAVMDGDLDGFIYAYLKASSRGELQDV, via the coding sequence ATGATTACGATTGACGAACTGAAAGCAAAACTCGGCGGCATGAAGACTGCCGTGGACGACCTGCGGGACGCCCTTTCCATCGAAGCCAGCGAGAAGCGTCTGGCTGAGCTGGAGCACCAGATGACGATGCCCGGCTTCTACGATGATCAGGACCGCAGCCAGAAGATCATCAGTGAGATGGGTGAGGTCAAAAATAAGCTGGAGCGCTTCGGTAAGCTCTCCACCCAGTATGAGGAGGCCGAGACCCTGCTGGAGATGATCGAGGAGGAAAACGACCCCGCCCTCGCCGCTGAGGGTGAGGAGGCTGTCAACGGTGTGGAGAAGGCCATTGATGAGCTGCAGCTTATGACGATGCTCAACGGTGAGTACGACCACAACAACGCCATCCTGACCTTCCACGCCGGCACCGGCGGCACCGAGGCGCAGGACTGGGCCGAGATGCTCTACCGCATGTACACCCGCTGGGCGGAGGCACACGGCTACAGCGTTGAGGTGCTGGATGTGCTGGACGGTGATGAGGCCGGTATCAAGTCTGCCTCGATGATGGTCAAGGGCCCCAACGCCTACGGCATGCTCAAGAGCGAGCACGGCGTCCACCGTCTGGTGCGCATCAGCCCGTTTGACGCCAACGCCCGCCGCCAGACCAGCTTCTCCAGCCTTGAGGTCATGCCCGAGCTGGACAACAACATCAACATTGAAATCAACCCCGCCGACATCGAGATGCAGGTCTACCGCTCCTCCGGCGCAGGCGGCCAGCACATCAACAAGACGTCCTCTGCCGTCCGCCTGATCCACAAGCCCACCGGCATCGTGACGACCTGCCAGACCCAGCGCAGCCAGCTGCAGAACCGCGAGTACGCCATGGAGATGATGAAGGCCAAGCTGTACCAGATCGCTTTGCAGCAGCACAAGGATAAGATCGATGACATCAAGGGCGTCCAGAATGAGATCGCCTGGGGTCACCAGATCCGCAGCTATGTCTTTATGCCCTACACGCTGGTCAAGGATCACCGCACCAACTACGAGAGCGGCAATGTGCAGGCTGTTATGGACGGTGATCTGGACGGCTTCATCTATGCCTATCTGAAGGCAAGCTCCCGCGGCGAGCTGCAGGATGTCTGA